A region of Marinitoga sp. 1197 DNA encodes the following proteins:
- the fabZ gene encoding 3-hydroxyacyl-ACP dehydratase FabZ, with product MGVDEIMEILPHRYPFLLVDKVVEITKEKIIAYKNISINEPQFQGHFPGYPIMPGVLIIEGLAQTAGILLMKDLKEKVVPLFLGIDKARFKKEVRPGDKLMYEVMILQEKMGMYKLKAVAKVEDKIVVTAELMVGIKRG from the coding sequence GTGGGAGTAGATGAAATTATGGAAATATTACCTCATAGATATCCTTTTTTATTGGTAGATAAAGTTGTTGAAATAACAAAAGAAAAAATTATAGCTTATAAAAACATATCAATAAATGAGCCTCAATTTCAGGGGCATTTTCCAGGATATCCCATTATGCCTGGAGTTTTAATAATCGAAGGACTGGCGCAAACTGCAGGAATATTGTTAATGAAGGATTTGAAAGAAAAAGTTGTGCCTTTATTTCTTGGAATAGATAAAGCAAGATTTAAAAAAGAGGTTAGACCTGGAGATAAATTAATGTATGAAGTTATGATATTACAGGAAAAAATGGGAATGTATAAATTAAAAGCTGTAGCAAAGGTTGAGGATAAAATAGTAGTAACTGCAGAATTAATGGTTGGAATAAAGAGGGGATAG